The DNA sequence CCGGTTTCTTTATCAATTTTCATTGAAAAAGTTCCGCCCGTAAATACAACTAAAATATTTTTCTTTTTCATTTTTTTTATTTTTTCAAATTCTCAAAATATTTTATTGTTGTTTCCAAAGAAGAAGTTAAATCGTGCGAAGGATTAAATTTCAAATTTTCCCGCGTTTCTTTTATTGATGCCAAACTATGTTTAATATCTCCGGCTCGCGTTGGCTGATAAATTATTTCACTTTTTGAATTTGTAGTTTTGATAATTAGTTTTGCCAAATCATTTATTGTAATTGCTTGCTCGTTTGCAACGTTAAAAACTCCAATTACATTTTCAGTAGTTGCCGCCAAAACATTTGCTAGAACCACATCTTTAACGTAAACAAAATCGCGGGTTTGCTCACCATCACCGTAAATTATTATTGGCTCATTTTTTAACGCTTTATAAACAAAAATCGGAATTGCCGCCGCATATTGACTTTTAGGATCTTGTCGCGGACCAAAAACATTAAAATATCTTAAAGAAGTTGTTTGTAAACCATATTGCTCAAAATACATTTGAAGATAATATTCACCGTCAAGTTTTGTAATTCCGTACGGAGTTTGAGGTTTTGGTTTCATGCCTATATCTTTCGGCAAACGAGGATCATCACCATAAATTGCGGCAGAACTTGAATGAACAACTTTTTTAATTCCGTGTAATTTTGCAGCATCCAAA is a window from the Ignavibacteriota bacterium genome containing:
- a CDS encoding NAD-dependent epimerase/dehydratase family protein, which produces MKIVVTGGAGFIGSHIVEYWSNQNAEVHVLDNLRSGFEKNIADFKNVNFRNGSITDKNFVNEVLETADYVFHLAALISVPESLEKPDECLDINVKGLLNVLDAAKLHGIKKVVHSSSAAIYGDDPRLPKDIGMKPKPQTPYGITKLDGEYYLQMYFEQYGLQTTSLRYFNVFGPRQDPKSQYAAAIPIFVYKALKNEPIIIYGDGEQTRDFVYVKDVVLANVLAATTENVIGVFNVANEQAITINDLAKLIIKTTNSKSEIIYQPTRAGDIKHSLASIKETRENLKFNPSHDLTSSLETTIKYFENLKK